Part of the Azospirillum formosense genome is shown below.
AGCGTGAAGCGCTCCAGCAGCCGCGCCTCCGCCATCGCCTTGACCGAGGCCTGCGCCTCCGCCCCTTCGGCGTGACGCTCCGGGTAGAAATAGACCAGCATGTCGGCCTGGATGGTGTTGGTCAGGAAAACCAGCCACTGGTAGAAACGCGCGCGCTCCGCCGTGCCGGGCGTGGGGGCCAGCCCGGCGGCCGGGTGCGAATCGGCGAGGTGCAGGCAGATCGCCGCCGCCTCGAACAGCACCAGATCGCCATCGACCAGCGTCGGCACCCGTCCGTTGGGGTTCAGCCGCAGATAGTCCGGCGCCTTGTGCGCGGCGGCGGCGCGGTCCAGCAGGACCAGTTCGAAAGGCAGCCCGATCTCGCGCAGCAGGATGTGCGGCGCCATCGACGCGCTGCTCGGCATTCCATACAAGGTGATCATCTATCCCCTTTCCTTCCGAAATTCCGGAGCCTGCGCCACGGGGCCGGGCGCCATGCAGGATGGGAATGCCCGCCCCACCCCCCGATTCTCCGTCTTTGTCAGGAGGGCCAACCATGCCTATGATCGGGAGCGCCGTTTAACATTTTCAACAGCGGCGGACCAGCA
Proteins encoded:
- a CDS encoding glutathione S-transferase N-terminal domain-containing protein — translated: MITLYGMPSSASMAPHILLREIGLPFELVLLDRAAAAHKAPDYLRLNPNGRVPTLVDGDLVLFEAAAICLHLADSHPAAGLAPTPGTAERARFYQWLVFLTNTIQADMLVYFYPERHAEGAEAQASVKAMAEARLLERFTLLDRELGDKAWFLGDRYSVVDPYLFMLARWTRFMGSPARGLPNLGPYLARVLDRPAVQAAFEAEGLGAPYY